A single genomic interval of uncultured Sunxiuqinia sp. harbors:
- a CDS encoding sodium:solute symporter yields the protein MQPTTSIHLIDYIIIVLTLVVSLGVGIRFARQQKSTGKYFTGGGTLPSWAIGMSILATLISSITFLAYPGEGYGSNWIRLVQGLMVPIVLVFAIGFIVPLFRHVIRLSAYEYFERRFGFFARLYSSLGFILTHFAKMGTVFYIISLALGKMIGMDTVTIIWIIGIAVIILTMLGGIEAVIWLDVIQGFMLIFGGIVTLIILLFSTDGGPSEIWSVAMENGRIGFGPFDWDFVNLTFWVMALNGIFYAIQKYGTDQTIVQRYLTAKSDKEAIKASLIGVLLSVPVWALFMFIGTALFSYYQISQDVLPEGIKNDAVFPIFIVSKLPVGVVGLIISALIAAAVSSLDSDLNCLSAIVLEDYYLRFRPKSSEKEQVLVSKIFIVLAGLGAIGVALFYVHAGGKGVLGIIFTLYAIFSGGIAGMFLLGIFSKIPNKQGLYFGIGASVLFTAYALLTSTPIGAASGKESLLIDLGAFNFTQHKYMIGVYSHVVLFVVAFIASFFFKSKEIDDRLTYKGWLKYKRTNAV from the coding sequence ATGCAACCTACGACTTCTATTCACCTAATCGATTACATCATTATCGTACTAACTCTTGTTGTTTCCCTTGGAGTTGGAATTCGTTTTGCGAGACAGCAAAAAAGCACTGGCAAATATTTTACGGGGGGAGGAACTCTGCCTTCATGGGCCATTGGGATGTCTATTCTCGCCACACTAATCAGTAGCATTACATTTCTAGCCTATCCAGGTGAAGGATACGGTTCAAACTGGATCAGACTGGTGCAGGGATTAATGGTGCCCATTGTATTAGTTTTCGCCATTGGCTTTATTGTGCCTTTATTCCGACATGTAATACGCTTGAGTGCCTATGAGTATTTCGAACGACGCTTTGGCTTTTTTGCGCGGCTTTACAGCTCTCTGGGGTTTATCTTGACACACTTTGCAAAAATGGGAACTGTTTTTTATATCATTTCACTTGCATTAGGAAAAATGATTGGGATGGATACGGTTACGATTATTTGGATAATCGGAATTGCAGTGATTATATTGACCATGCTTGGCGGAATTGAAGCAGTTATCTGGTTGGATGTGATCCAGGGATTTATGCTAATTTTTGGAGGAATTGTGACGCTGATTATTTTGCTGTTCAGTACCGACGGAGGGCCGTCTGAAATTTGGTCGGTAGCGATGGAAAACGGAAGAATTGGTTTTGGCCCGTTTGACTGGGATTTTGTCAACCTTACATTTTGGGTAATGGCACTAAATGGTATTTTTTACGCCATTCAGAAATATGGAACTGATCAAACGATCGTACAACGGTATTTAACTGCAAAGTCAGACAAGGAAGCGATCAAGGCGTCATTAATTGGTGTTCTGCTCAGTGTGCCGGTTTGGGCGTTATTCATGTTTATCGGAACGGCTCTGTTTTCTTATTATCAAATATCGCAAGATGTTTTGCCGGAGGGAATTAAAAATGATGCGGTCTTTCCAATTTTCATTGTATCTAAGTTACCGGTTGGTGTAGTTGGTTTAATTATATCGGCATTAATTGCAGCGGCAGTTTCCAGTTTAGACTCAGATTTAAATTGCTTATCTGCAATTGTTTTAGAGGATTACTACCTTCGGTTTCGTCCAAAGAGTTCTGAAAAAGAACAGGTCTTGGTGAGTAAAATCTTTATTGTCCTTGCAGGTCTTGGTGCGATTGGAGTAGCCTTGTTTTACGTTCATGCGGGCGGCAAAGGAGTGTTGGGTATAATTTTCACTTTATATGCGATATTCTCAGGAGGAATTGCCGGAATGTTTCTACTTGGAATTTTTTCAAAAATACCCAACAAGCAAGGGCTTTACTTTGGAATTGGAGCCAGCGTATTATTTACGGCCTACGCTTTGTTAACATCTACACCAATCGGGGCTGCTAGTGGGAAGGAGTCTTTGTTGATTGACTTGGGTGCTTTCAATTTCACCCAACACAAATACATGATCGGGGTCTATAGTCATGTGGTATTGTTTGTGGTTGCTTTTATTGCAAGTTTCTTCTTTAAATCGAAAGAAATTGATGACCGCTTAACATATAAAGGGTGGTTGAAGTACAAACGAACAAATGCGGTTTAA
- a CDS encoding dihydrodipicolinate synthase family protein yields MEPEKKYHGVIVPMITPLKQDNTIDGESVGRIVGLLKNAGVYPFILGTTGEAPSISDEQKDRMVAETVKYVGADCLVYAGISSNCFDESVTMAHKYHAMGVDVVVATLPAYYPMNNQQMVSYFTDLADQMPCPLIIYNMPATVKISIPLAVLDQLSKHPNIVGTKDSERDMERLDRSIELWKDRPDFVHLLGWAAQSAYALKKGSDGIVPSTGNFVPELYEDLYQSTLEGKFERAEDLQQQTNDLSLLYQKDRILSQSIPALKSILAVMGICGTQVLPPMYRLHDEAVFQNNIKEELQKLEIIQLNE; encoded by the coding sequence ATGGAACCTGAGAAAAAATACCATGGAGTAATTGTGCCAATGATTACTCCACTTAAACAAGATAATACGATTGATGGAGAATCGGTTGGGCGCATTGTTGGGCTACTCAAGAATGCTGGTGTATATCCATTTATTTTAGGAACTACCGGAGAGGCTCCGTCTATTTCGGATGAACAAAAAGATCGAATGGTTGCTGAGACCGTAAAATACGTCGGTGCAGACTGCCTGGTGTATGCGGGTATTTCCTCCAACTGCTTTGACGAGTCAGTAACAATGGCTCATAAGTATCATGCGATGGGAGTTGATGTCGTTGTTGCAACACTTCCGGCCTATTATCCAATGAACAATCAACAAATGGTGAGTTATTTCACAGATTTAGCTGATCAGATGCCTTGTCCTTTGATTATCTATAACATGCCGGCAACCGTTAAGATTTCAATTCCCTTGGCGGTTCTTGATCAATTAAGCAAGCATCCTAATATTGTTGGAACAAAAGATTCGGAGCGAGATATGGAACGTTTAGATCGTTCTATTGAATTGTGGAAAGATCGGCCTGATTTTGTCCACCTTTTAGGCTGGGCTGCTCAGTCGGCTTACGCTTTAAAAAAAGGATCCGATGGTATTGTACCAAGCACCGGCAATTTTGTGCCTGAGTTGTATGAGGATTTGTATCAATCGACTTTGGAAGGGAAGTTTGAACGAGCAGAGGATTTGCAGCAGCAAACGAACGATTTGTCATTGCTCTATCAAAAAGACCGAATTTTAAGCCAATCAATTCCAGCGTTAAAGTCAATTCTGGCTGTAATGGGGATTTGCGGAACTCAGGTTTTGCCACCAATGTATCGTTTACACGATGAAGCAGTATTTCAGAATAATATAAAAGAAGAATTACAAAAATTAGAAATTATTCAGCTCAATGAGTAA
- a CDS encoding glycoside hydrolase family 28 protein, with product MIANQAKYKLLLTLFTLTMGFSAIAQNSFNILDHGATNQGKQKITDIIEHTIELASKAGGGTIYFPAGEYLTGPIVLKSNITIHLDAGAILKFSDDFNDYLPMVQSRWEGIDVFNFAPLFYAFEAENIAITGRGKIDGQGKKWWDYHHWLYSQPKDFKSEWQHEFAKQNKEILYPDEPGMIERGFLRPPFIQPMYCKNVLIEGITITNSPFWTINPQFCDNVTVTNVTINNPDSPNTDGINPESCRNVHISDCHISVGDDCITIKSGKDRAGRKMNMPCENITITNCTMLNGHGAVVIGSEMSGGVKKVTISNCVFEGTDRGIRIKSTRGRGGVVEDIRVSNIIMKGIRKEAIKLNMFYSKTAAEPVSERTPSFRNIHFSNITGEAHQAGFLLGLDELKIKNITFNDIQLKGEKGFSIEDAENIEFHNVKVDTQDGPSVMATDSKNLIIDNVKTDTPKNGIPVIKLTDVQNSFIYNCFQTYSTDIFLQLDGEKTKAIYLKNNELVNVKNQVVKSTDVNLTITE from the coding sequence ATGATCGCAAATCAAGCAAAGTACAAACTATTACTTACCTTATTTACCCTTACCATGGGATTCTCAGCTATTGCTCAAAATAGCTTCAACATCCTTGATCATGGGGCAACCAATCAAGGAAAACAAAAAATAACTGATATCATCGAACACACAATTGAACTTGCCAGTAAAGCAGGTGGAGGAACGATCTATTTTCCGGCAGGCGAATATTTAACCGGCCCAATCGTGTTAAAAAGCAATATTACTATCCATTTAGATGCGGGTGCAATATTGAAATTTTCTGACGATTTCAATGATTATTTACCCATGGTGCAATCTCGCTGGGAAGGTATTGATGTCTTTAATTTCGCACCTCTTTTTTATGCATTCGAAGCCGAAAATATTGCAATTACCGGACGAGGTAAAATCGACGGCCAAGGGAAAAAATGGTGGGACTATCATCACTGGCTTTATTCGCAACCCAAAGACTTCAAATCGGAGTGGCAGCATGAGTTTGCCAAACAAAATAAAGAAATATTGTATCCCGATGAACCAGGAATGATCGAACGTGGTTTTCTTCGTCCTCCATTTATCCAGCCTATGTATTGTAAAAATGTGCTAATTGAAGGAATAACCATTACCAACTCCCCTTTTTGGACGATAAATCCACAGTTTTGCGATAATGTAACCGTAACAAATGTAACCATCAACAATCCGGATTCTCCGAATACGGATGGCATCAACCCGGAATCATGCCGAAATGTTCATATCTCAGACTGTCACATTTCGGTGGGCGATGACTGTATTACCATAAAATCAGGCAAAGATCGGGCAGGGAGAAAGATGAATATGCCCTGTGAAAATATTACCATTACGAACTGTACGATGCTCAATGGACATGGTGCCGTCGTCATTGGTAGTGAAATGTCAGGAGGAGTAAAAAAAGTAACAATTTCCAACTGTGTTTTCGAAGGTACAGACCGGGGTATTCGAATCAAATCGACTCGCGGACGTGGCGGAGTGGTTGAAGACATCCGGGTAAGCAATATCATCATGAAAGGAATTCGCAAAGAAGCGATTAAGCTCAATATGTTTTACTCAAAAACGGCGGCTGAACCGGTGTCCGAAAGAACACCCTCATTCCGGAACATTCACTTTAGCAACATCACCGGAGAAGCCCATCAGGCTGGATTTTTACTAGGCCTTGATGAGCTAAAAATTAAAAACATAACATTCAATGACATTCAACTAAAAGGAGAAAAAGGATTCTCAATTGAAGATGCAGAGAATATTGAATTTCATAATGTAAAAGTTGACACACAGGATGGGCCATCGGTAATGGCAACAGATTCGAAAAATCTAATTATCGATAATGTAAAAACCGACACTCCTAAAAATGGAATCCCTGTCATTAAATTGACTGACGTTCAGAATTCGTTTATTTATAATTGCTTCCAAACATATTCAACTGATATTTTTCTTCAATTAGATGGAGAAAAGACAAAAGCTATATACTTAAAAAACAATGAACTGGTTAACGTGAAGAATCAAGTTGTAAAATCAACAGACGTGAACCTAACTATAACTGAATAA
- a CDS encoding glycoside hydrolase family 88 protein: MKHLIFIAIVAVLSSCNANTNKQQTEAAQAKWSLKMADAVMQRNDSLGYYNGRTRMGWSYDVALLGMAINKLGDVDPKYSDYMEAYIDQMVEENGTVPRYSMEKYNIDLINPAKNLIILYKKTGEEKYEKALGQFITQMENHPKTESGGYWHKKRYPSQIWLDGVYMGMPFLSMYAREFDAPKWYDVATHEIELVYEKTRDPKTGLLYHAWDESKEQKWADPETGQSPHFWSRAMGWYVMAIVDVLDDLPEDHPDRDDLIEILKNTIDALLQVRDEESGVWYQVLDQGNREGNYLEGSGTAMYIYAMAKGANKGYLDKKYFDIASEAFDDMVETFIIEDEDGLPSMVNICGSCGLGGNPYRDGSYEYYTTETIVKNDCKGVGPFILAAVELDK; this comes from the coding sequence ATGAAACATTTAATTTTTATTGCAATCGTTGCAGTTTTAAGCAGCTGTAACGCAAATACGAACAAGCAACAAACAGAAGCAGCTCAAGCAAAATGGAGCCTAAAAATGGCTGATGCCGTTATGCAGAGAAACGACAGTTTAGGTTATTACAATGGGCGTACCCGAATGGGCTGGTCGTATGACGTAGCCTTGCTTGGAATGGCCATCAACAAACTTGGAGATGTTGACCCTAAGTATTCTGATTACATGGAAGCCTACATCGACCAAATGGTAGAAGAAAATGGTACTGTTCCACGATACAGCATGGAAAAGTACAATATCGACTTGATCAATCCGGCCAAAAACCTGATCATTCTTTACAAAAAGACTGGCGAAGAAAAATACGAGAAAGCATTGGGGCAGTTTATCACCCAAATGGAAAACCATCCAAAAACGGAGAGTGGTGGCTATTGGCATAAAAAGCGCTATCCGTCGCAAATATGGTTGGATGGAGTCTACATGGGTATGCCCTTTTTAAGCATGTATGCTCGAGAATTTGACGCTCCTAAGTGGTATGATGTTGCCACGCACGAGATTGAGCTGGTGTATGAAAAAACACGCGACCCAAAAACCGGATTGCTTTACCATGCCTGGGATGAAAGCAAAGAGCAAAAATGGGCTGATCCGGAAACGGGGCAGTCTCCTCACTTTTGGAGTCGTGCCATGGGATGGTATGTTATGGCCATTGTTGATGTTTTGGACGACCTACCTGAAGATCATCCGGATCGAGATGACCTGATCGAAATATTGAAAAACACAATCGATGCCCTGCTGCAGGTTCGAGATGAGGAAAGTGGCGTGTGGTATCAGGTACTCGATCAAGGAAATCGCGAAGGAAATTACTTGGAAGGCTCGGGAACTGCCATGTATATTTATGCAATGGCAAAAGGTGCCAATAAGGGTTATTTGGATAAAAAGTACTTCGATATTGCCAGCGAAGCTTTTGACGATATGGTTGAAACCTTTATTATTGAAGATGAAGATGGACTGCCCAGTATGGTAAACATTTGCGGCAGTTGTGGGCTGGGCGGAAATCCCTATCGCGATGGAAGTTACGAATACTACACTACTGAAACCATTGTTAAGAACGATTGCAAGGGAGTTGGTCCATTTATTTTAGCAGCAGTTGAATTAGACAAATAA
- a CDS encoding iron-containing alcohol dehydrogenase — MNRILLQQPSSIVFGEDSLVTFTEDYLNMKHKSLYLLTISPVLPLLGDLLKTFEKEGIRVEINTGIEGEPSFRDFEKVLLEARNFGADSVVGIGGGSVLDVAKFLAAMLKNDQNISDVIGIGLLKERRTYLACLPTTSGTGSEVSPNAIFLDEKDGGKKGVISPFLVPDGAYIDPALTVGVPAAVTAATGIDALTHCLEAYVNRFAHPVVDLWALEGIRLISQNLEKSCIDGNDIDARTAVALGSVYGGMCLGPVNTAAVHALAYPLGSIYEVPHGLSNALLLPYVMEYNMPEGNERLAGVAKALGVTQSGADSELALAGVLKIKELIAACGLPSRLSEIDIKKEDIEKMADAAILVQRLLNNNVKELTKEDIVSIYKKAY; from the coding sequence ATGAATAGAATTTTACTTCAACAACCGTCAAGCATTGTGTTTGGCGAAGATAGTCTTGTAACGTTTACGGAAGACTATTTAAATATGAAACATAAATCGTTATACCTGTTGACAATTAGTCCGGTATTGCCTTTGCTGGGCGATTTATTAAAGACTTTTGAAAAAGAAGGAATCCGGGTTGAAATTAACACCGGAATAGAAGGAGAACCTTCATTTCGTGATTTTGAAAAGGTTCTATTAGAAGCTCGAAACTTCGGTGCCGATAGCGTGGTTGGAATTGGAGGTGGAAGTGTTTTGGATGTCGCAAAGTTTTTAGCAGCAATGCTGAAAAATGACCAAAATATATCAGACGTCATAGGAATAGGCTTGCTCAAGGAGCGAAGAACTTATTTGGCCTGTTTGCCAACCACCAGTGGCACAGGAAGCGAAGTTTCTCCAAATGCGATATTTCTTGATGAAAAAGATGGTGGCAAAAAGGGTGTAATCAGTCCGTTCCTTGTGCCCGATGGCGCATATATCGATCCAGCCTTAACAGTTGGAGTTCCGGCAGCAGTTACTGCAGCAACCGGTATCGATGCTTTGACACACTGTTTAGAGGCATATGTTAATCGGTTTGCTCATCCCGTGGTCGATCTGTGGGCTTTGGAAGGAATCCGGTTAATCAGTCAAAATTTAGAGAAATCCTGTATAGACGGTAACGATATAGATGCTCGCACGGCAGTTGCTTTAGGAAGTGTATATGGCGGAATGTGCCTAGGGCCGGTTAATACGGCTGCAGTGCATGCGTTGGCGTATCCGTTGGGAAGTATTTACGAAGTTCCACACGGATTGTCGAATGCCCTGCTGTTGCCTTATGTTATGGAGTACAACATGCCTGAGGGTAACGAACGTTTGGCCGGAGTAGCAAAAGCGTTAGGCGTTACTCAATCCGGAGCTGATTCGGAGCTGGCCTTGGCCGGAGTATTAAAGATTAAAGAATTGATTGCTGCCTGCGGTTTGCCAAGTCGTTTGTCTGAAATAGACATCAAAAAGGAAGACATTGAAAAGATGGCAGATGCAGCTATTTTAGTTCAACGTCTTTTAAATAATAATGTAAAGGAATTAACAAAAGAGGACATTGTTTCGATCTACAAAAAAGCGTACTAG
- a CDS encoding four-carbon acid sugar kinase family protein codes for MIAVIADDFTGAAEIGGIGLRHGLRVMIETSVEKVDDIDLLVIATNTRSLNEEEASTAIDRIVKKLLMLEPTFIFKKLDSVLRGNVNAELHAQMKASGKNLAVVVAGNPYFKRIIKNGIYYIEDVPLAETSFGNDPEYSINSSSVVDLLSSSCLVAKSVKPTDELPKSGLIIGDITNDVEMKKWSHRLDNNMVVAGGAGFFDSLLCGIFGDEENNYTGRDYTFGKRSLFVFGSAYPKPPDMDGLTLNNNISVFNMPDEIFNNANYDSMCMQTWIENVVDALKTNKNVFVSIKHKFCDEEGLSVRLSRSIGELVAGVIESIDLDDLFIEGGATASSIFNCLYIKRLVPFGELEPGIIQMNPVRYPNLKVTTKPGSYKWPKNKIHFIKN; via the coding sequence ATGATAGCTGTTATAGCAGATGATTTTACAGGAGCCGCAGAGATTGGGGGAATTGGGTTAAGACACGGATTGAGGGTAATGATTGAAACGAGTGTGGAGAAGGTTGACGATATTGATTTATTAGTTATCGCTACAAACACCAGATCATTAAATGAGGAAGAAGCATCCACAGCGATTGATAGAATTGTAAAGAAACTGTTGATGCTTGAACCGACTTTCATTTTTAAAAAATTGGATTCTGTACTTCGGGGGAATGTTAATGCAGAACTACATGCTCAAATGAAAGCTTCTGGCAAGAATCTTGCGGTTGTTGTTGCAGGAAACCCTTATTTCAAACGAATTATTAAAAACGGAATTTACTATATTGAAGATGTTCCTTTGGCCGAAACCTCGTTCGGAAATGATCCGGAGTATTCAATCAATTCATCATCAGTTGTTGACTTGTTGAGCAGCAGTTGTTTAGTTGCGAAGTCGGTAAAACCAACGGATGAATTACCGAAAAGCGGCTTGATAATTGGCGACATAACGAATGATGTTGAAATGAAGAAATGGAGTCATCGTCTTGACAATAATATGGTGGTCGCAGGAGGAGCAGGCTTTTTTGATTCGCTCTTGTGTGGTATTTTTGGGGATGAAGAAAACAACTACACGGGAAGGGACTATACGTTTGGGAAGCGCTCACTTTTCGTGTTCGGAAGTGCTTACCCAAAACCACCGGATATGGATGGGCTTACGCTAAATAATAATATCTCGGTTTTTAACATGCCTGATGAAATCTTCAATAATGCCAATTACGATTCCATGTGTATGCAGACTTGGATTGAAAACGTTGTTGACGCGTTGAAAACAAATAAAAATGTTTTTGTATCGATAAAGCATAAATTTTGTGATGAAGAAGGATTGTCAGTTCGACTTAGCAGAAGCATTGGCGAATTGGTGGCTGGCGTTATCGAATCGATTGATCTTGATGATCTTTTTATTGAAGGTGGAGCAACAGCTTCTTCTATTTTCAATTGTTTGTACATTAAAAGGTTGGTTCCTTTTGGGGAGTTGGAACCTGGAATTATCCAAATGAATCCTGTTAGATATCCAAATCTAAAAGTAACCACTAAGCCGGGAAGTTATAAATGGCCAAAAAATAAAATTCACTTCATAAAAAACTAA
- the pdxA gene encoding 4-hydroxythreonine-4-phosphate dehydrogenase PdxA → MSNSNNLPILAITMGDPAGVGPEIAVKTFANPQTYEICKPLLVGNTSILKKAINLLQSELQINSVDDVDQARFQHGTIDIFNLDVEDPDEIEFGVVSAVAGDLAFRTVKQAIDLALATKVDGTVTGPIHKGAIHAAGHHFSGHTEIYAHYTNTSKYAMLLAEEDLRVIHVSTHVSLRQACDNVKRDRVVEVIHLLNDSLKKLGIENPKIGVAGLNPHSSDDGLFGYEEKEEIKPALKEVQAEGIDAEGPVPPDTLFALATGGKFDGCVAMYHDQGHIPFKVVGFNWDKEKKVMKSVKGVNITLGLPIIRTSVDHGTAFEIAGKGVASPDALLLAIQYATRLHQSN, encoded by the coding sequence ATGAGTAACTCAAATAATCTACCCATTTTGGCAATTACAATGGGCGACCCGGCAGGAGTCGGTCCGGAGATTGCCGTTAAGACCTTTGCGAATCCGCAAACCTATGAAATTTGCAAGCCTTTGTTGGTTGGCAATACCAGTATTTTGAAGAAGGCGATCAATTTGCTCCAATCCGAACTTCAGATTAATAGCGTTGACGATGTTGATCAAGCTCGCTTTCAGCATGGAACGATCGATATTTTTAATTTGGACGTTGAAGATCCTGATGAGATAGAATTTGGAGTTGTTTCTGCTGTGGCGGGTGATCTGGCTTTTCGCACGGTTAAGCAGGCCATTGATCTGGCACTTGCCACGAAGGTTGATGGCACGGTTACCGGACCAATCCACAAAGGAGCGATTCACGCGGCAGGGCATCACTTTTCGGGACACACTGAAATTTACGCACACTACACAAACACTTCGAAATATGCCATGTTGCTGGCCGAAGAAGACCTTCGGGTGATTCATGTAAGCACCCACGTTTCGTTGCGTCAGGCCTGCGATAATGTTAAACGAGACCGCGTTGTTGAGGTGATTCACCTGCTAAATGACAGCCTGAAAAAGCTCGGAATTGAAAATCCGAAGATTGGAGTAGCAGGATTAAATCCTCATTCGAGCGACGACGGACTATTTGGATACGAAGAAAAGGAAGAGATTAAACCAGCCTTGAAAGAAGTTCAAGCCGAAGGAATTGATGCCGAAGGACCTGTGCCGCCGGATACTCTTTTTGCTTTGGCTACGGGAGGAAAATTCGATGGCTGTGTGGCTATGTATCACGATCAGGGACACATTCCTTTTAAAGTTGTCGGCTTCAATTGGGACAAGGAAAAGAAGGTTATGAAAAGTGTGAAAGGAGTGAATATTACTTTGGGACTTCCGATCATCCGTACATCGGTAGATCATGGAACTGCGTTTGAAATCGCCGGAAAAGGAGTCGCCAGTCCGGATGCACTTTTATTAGCCATACAATATGCCACAAGACTACATCAGTCGAATTAA